The genomic DNA ACGATGAAATCGAAAATCGTCTTTCTCGGTCTTTTTATTCTTTTAATCGTCTCTTTGACGTTTCTCCTCTCGTCGGTGTTCTATACGGCATCAAAAGAACGTATTCCGACGCCTCCCCTCCTGGGAAACGGCGAAGATATCATTGCATCGCTCCACGAGGACGCCGTATCCCCCCGCCCCTTTTCGATTTTTCTGGTGGGCGATACCCAGGTAAGCGGTTATTTCGAACAGTTCTACACCAAAACCGATATGCCCTCCCTCATCGACTTCGGCATCATATTGGGAGATTTTGTCAGGAAGCCGGAAGATGAGTATCATACGTTCTTCATCATGGAATTCAGCGAGTGGGGCCTTGCGTATCCGATCCTGCTTGTGCCCGGAAACCATGATATGGCCGTGACGGATAAATATCTTGCCCGAGAGGGCGCCTTTACCCGGGAAGACTTCGAACGTACCTACGGACCCCGGAACGTCTCATTCATGCACGCGGGCTGCCTGTTCATCATCGTCGATAACATCTACAACACCGACTACATCTCATATATCCGAGACGCACTCTCACAAAGGCCGGAAGGTACCCTTATGACCTTCGTCTTCATGCATGTGCCCCCCCAGTCCCTTTCACCGCTCGTGGAATGCCGAGGGATCGATATGGAAGAGGAATTCTTTTCTATCATCGAAGAATACGACGTCGACTATGTGATCTGCGGAGACTACCACTCCTATCTGGAGAGTGAATACGGAGACACCGGATTTATCATAACCGGCGGGGGAGGCGCTGAGCTAGACGGAGAGAACGAATACAGCTTCTACCACTCGGTCTTCCTCTCCATCGACCCGGTACAGGGGCGCGTGGATCAAAGAATCTATCCCATCGCCAAGACATTCGAGCTCTTCGATGAAATCGAGATATTCATGATGTGCGTGATATACCCGCTCTTTGCGTACCATTTCCCGATATTTTCAGCGGTCATCCTCCTGAACCTCGTATTGCTTGTAACCTGCGGTATCCTGATACGGCGTTCACGCGCGGGTTCATCGAGATGAGCGGTATCGACCGATCCTACGGTATACCGGATTCTCCCCCAGATCGACGGCCATGATCATACCGCTTCATGGATGTACCGAGAGCCCTGAAGTATTATATAAAAAAAGAAAAAAGCCCGCAGATGAAAACCTGCGGGCCTTTCTGTGTCAGTACTCCTCTTGATTACATTCGTCGGAGCTCTTCCGTCAGACGGGGCAGCATTTTGGAAAAGTCGAGCCCCAGCTCGTCTGCGGCGATCTTGACGCCGCCCCCCACGACTGGCAGCCGGGGGGGCACGATCTTCGCGTCGGGATACTCCCGGATGATACACGCCCCGAAAGGTTCAAGGAGCACATCCCCCGCCTTGAAGACGCCGCCGGCATAGGAAACCAAGAGATCCGGGCGGGTCATCCCCAGCCGTCGGGCCACCGTCACCACCGCCAACGCCAACTCCTCTGCCGCCCGTGCCATCACATCCCGCGCCACGGCATCCCCCTTCTCGGCCTCTTGTGCGACGATGGTGGCCGCCTTAGAAATGCGCTCCCGGGAAAGCCCCGAGCCGTAGTTGACCTCCTCGGCGGTTCCCTCTTCGATCTCTTCGTGGGTCAGAATCTCACCGATGTAGACGGGTACCTGCACCAGGAACATATCCCCAACGCCGAAATGGGGAGGGAACGCCTCGGTGAGACTGGTGGGCTTCCCCCGGCCATCGAAGGCCTTTGCGGCGGCGCGAAGGCCCATCACGGCGATGTCGTATCCGCTTCCCTCGTCTCCCATGATGTGTCCCCATCCTCCCACCTGGAGCCCCTCGCCGCTCGGGTTTCTGCCGTAAATCGACGAGCCGGTTCCTGCGGTGGCCACCACGCCGCCGGTCTCCTCCGCCTGCGGCAGCGCCCCCAAAAAACCCGCCACCATGTCGCCGGTGATGTGGATGGGCGTTTCGGGGTAGTATTCACCGATGAGTCCCTCCACATACACCGCACCCTCCCGGTTGTGGCCGACGCCCGCGGTATCCCCCGCTATGATCAGAACATCGTCCATTGCGGCATGTGCGTCTGTAACGGCCTGGGCAACAGCGCTCCTGAGGCTTTCCTTGACCACCTCAATGGGGGCCAGCACATGGTTGCCGGGGCCGGACTCCCCCCATCCCACAGCCTTTCCTTCGGTGGTGACGGCTACAGCCACGGTCTTGGTGCCGCCGCCGTCTATGGAGATGATCAGCTTTTCGGTCATCGTCTTTCTATTTCTCCCCCATGATTTTCTTCGTCTCCTCGGGAGAGTCGCCGAGCTTGTAGCCGAAGAGAATGAAAAATCCGATCAGGGAGGTGATTCCCAGCATGATCCATACGAGACGGATCCCGAGATCGTTGCCCACTCCATATCCGAAGTTTTTGAACAACAGCGGCAGGATGATCGTGGAAAGGGCGAAACCCACCTTCCGGGAAAATCCGAAGACGCCGTAGTACATGGCCTCTCGGCGTTTTCCGGTCTTCATCTGGTCGTAATCCACCACGTCCCCCATCATGGCGTATACCAGGATCATGAATCCTCCCAGGGGTATGCTCACCAGGGGAAAGAGCACGAAGGCCTGTGTGATCACCGACACGCCGGGGACGGCGCCCACGAAGAAGATAATGGCGAAAAGCGGCGACAGTGCGATTGATATCGCCCTGAGGAGTGTGCGCTTGCTGTATTTTTTCGCCAGCCACATCCAGAGGGGGATCGACGCGACCATGCAGAGGATGAACTCCGCCTGGAGATACATCACGAAGGCCTCCTCACGCTGGAGGACGACCGTCACGAAGTACGGGATGACCACCAAGAGCACCTCGTAGCACATGTAGAGGGCGATAATGGCAAGGCCGAAGGCCAGAAACTGCTTATTTCCGAAGGTGTTCTTTAAAGAATCCCATACGGACATCTTGACGTCCGCCTGGGAAAACTCCCGGGGCAGCTCCTTGACGCCGGGAAGACACATATACATCGTCACAAGGCCGATGGCCCCCACCACCAGGGCCATCTTGAAGGGCCCCATGTTCTGATAGAGCCCCGGGGCGATGAGCGCCACCAGCAGAAAACCGATGATGGCGTAGACCAGCTTCCACGAGGTCAGCTTCACCCGGTCGTCCGACGTTAGGGCGATCTCCGCCAGGAGCGCGTCATAGGGAATGCCGATGGCGGTGTAGAACAGGAAGTATATCGTGAATATGACCGCCAGGTATATGATGTTCAGGTTGGAGACTCCCTCTACCGGGGGGGTCCACAGGAAGATGAACGCGATAATCATCACCGGGGTGCCGAAGATGATGAAGGGCTTTCGGCGTCCCCATCGGCTCTGGAAGTTATCCGAGAAATTGCCAATCAAGGGATCGGTGATCGCATCGAACACTCGTCCCGCCGTCAGGATGATGCCGGTCCAGATGATGGGGATATAGGCGATGTTTCCCGATTCCTCGGGAGGCGCCAGAAAATACATGATCCAGGTGAAGAGCACCCCCTCGACAAAGTTCAGGCTGATGGACCCCCAATTGTAGAAAAAAACCTCTTTGTTACTCAGCTTCTTTTCGAATTGCTCGGCCATAAGACGCCTCCGCTGATATTCAGATATGGTATAAATTCTTCCTTCTATACCCTCCGCCGGTCTTTGGGATGAAAAGAGAAAAATCTCTGATCATGGTTTTTCACATCCCTGAAACAACAGCAGCCAAAAATCCGACCGCAACTCACCCACAGATGACGCATCATACACGAAATCGTGCAGGGATTCCAGCTTTTCAATATATAATTTTGAGGCCCACCGGCCATAGAGAGTGATACGCCCTTTTGCGGTCGACATTCTCATACCACGACCGACGCATCCGATATCGTCGCGCATCGGACATCCCCCGAATACCGACATCCTGACATATGGCCTATCGGCTTTCTATTATTCGGTGAGACAGCCGCCATCGGGCCGTCTCTCCCGGAGACAGGGTGATGCGGTAAAACGGCTCCGGAGAATAGACCCGGGGCTCATACCAGATTCTCAGAAACGCCAGGGGGAAATCACCCTCAACCACAAGGCGGCGATCATGGGTCCTGTTTCCCACCTCGAAGCGGTTGAAGAGGCCCATATCAGCCGGTTCGAATTCCAACAGCTGGGTTGAGAGTTGGGAAAAGTCATTGGGGAGAAAGTGCCGTCCGGCGTCATCGACAACCAGCGGCTGAATAAAATCGTACGAGGGCCTGAGGGTTGCCGGCAGTCCGACATAGCAGTCACCCCCCATCCCACCCGGCGCTACGAAGGGATGACAATACCAGAGGGTTTGAATGGGGCGATGGTCGCATCGGTTCTCGAGGGAATGGGAGACGACGAATCCGGCCTCGCCTTCAAGGAGCGACACCTCCTTTTCCAACAGGTAACCGAGGGCCCCCTCCTTCACGTCCTGGACGAACCGGATACGTTCCCCTTCCTCCTCTACCTCCCAGGGGAATATCTCCACGACTCCCGGCTCCTCACAGAACCTGTAGCCACCGGGGCGGACAAGATTGATAACGCCGACGCCGATCTTGACGGCCCTGATCGCTTTACCCGGGTCGTCTCCGATCATCATCGGAGTGATGAATTCGTCCGGATATCCAAAGCCAACCACCCGATTCTTCGGGAATTCTCTTGAGATGAACGAATGCCCGGCGGAATCGGTGAAGTCGTCGATCCATCCCCCCAGCACAAAGCGCACGCTCAGCCCCTGAGTGGAAGTCGGTATATCGAGAAAGCCGACATCGAGGAGATCATGTGTAATCCTCATGGATCCGCCGCTTCAAGGTGAATATTATATAAGAGAAACAGTTATAATTGCGAATTGTGAAAATAGAGTGCTCATATCCGGTGAATACCGATGTAAATCATACACAAAAGGAGATACCTTAAGTTACAGGTGCTTGATTCTTCCCCGGTATCTGGTCAGTTCCTTGGCCAGTTGCTCCATCTGGGCGGTATCCATATTAACGCTGCGGAAAATCGCCGGCGCCTTGCCCTTTTTCGCCAGAATGCTGGTCGCCTCGATAATGACGGCATGAAGAATGATGCCGCCGATGATGCCGGAGGTCGCCCCCATGGGCGCGTTTGTGCCTTCAATATCCAGTACGGCGTCGCCTGCGGGTCCCAGGTTGTCGATCACGACGTCCGCCACTTCAAAAAGCCGTTTTTTCGAGGAATGGGCCGATTCCACATTCTTGGAATGCTCAAGGCTGGTCAATGCGATGACCTCAGCCCCCATGTCTTTCATTTTTAACGCCATCTCCACCGGGGCCACGTTTTTCCCTGAGTTAGAGATGATGATGGCCACATCCCCGGACCTGATGTCATGACTGGAGGCGGCGGTCACAGCGGTGCCCGGAGTACGCTCCATGGTGGAGCTTCTCAAGGCGCCGTTTGACAACAAGAACGACGGATCAAGTATGGCGTTGACCGGAACAATCCCGCCCGCCCGGCAGAATATCTCCTGAGCCACCAGCGTTGAATGGCCTGAGCCGAAGGTGTGAACGACCCGCTCGGATTCAATAGCCCGGGCGATTATCCGTGCCGATTCCTGGATCGCTTCCGCCTGGGTTTCCCGAATGCGGGTCGTTAAATCGATCACTTTTTCAAAAAACTTCTCCCACATGTTTTCCTCTCCTTCTATTTCTGTTACACAATGGTGATTTTATCACGGAATGAGCTTTCGCGCTCGGGGACAGAAGGGACACAGTTCCCAGGAGCACAAAAGTGCATTCGGCTCTCTTTTCAGGAGGCCGGCAATAAGCGTCAAAGCCCCTCTCCCGTCGATACGCTGCAGAAGCACATTTCCAACACGGTGATACGTTATCAGTCCAGCCTCCTTGAGTGGCTGTTCAACGGCGATAAAATTTATGCTGCACCCCGGATTCTCCCGCGGCGGAACCTGAGTGATTGATCCGTCCGGCAGTCGCATCATGAGGTCTTTCGCGTAGTCGTCGTTATAGGGAAGATCGAGGTAGGGCACCCGAGCAACGGCCTCGGCCACATGGACGGCGGAGTTTGCCCAGTGTCCCACTCCCAATAAAAGTATATCTCCGCCGTCCTCAATGATGCGATGTATGGGGGAGCCGACCCCCAGGGCCGTGGCGTTCTTGTGGGCGTCGGCATACATCTGAGCGTCACGCCCCCACACGGCGACGGAATGAGACGGATGAATGCTTCGAATGACATCATCCTGTTTTCTGAACGTCTCACAGATAATCCCCAGGGTGGCGGGGGTTTCCCTGGCCTCGAAGACCTCCGCCGGGGGCAGCGTGAATGCGGGCATCATAATGACGCCTCTGGCGGTGACCATCTCCTTGAGCGTGTCGATTATTGTATCCGCACCGCCGTCCACCCGGCCCATCATCCGGAGGCCGGAGTGTACCAGGTATGCATCACCCGCGGCGACGCCGAGGGCCTGAAGGGCGTTTTTAAATGTTTCATGGTTCAGAGTTGTCGAGACCATTTTCCCATCACCGTTGTACATTCATCAACCCAGTATCGGGTACCGTATCTCGGGGGACCGTTGTATCGACGCTTTATCCCTCTTTACATGAGGATGCAAAAAGTACCTCTCTCACCGAATACATCAAGATAATGTTTATGTATTCTTAAATTGTCTCATGTTCGGTGCTGTTAGTATTTTGTATGTATTCTTTCGTATGAATACTATAAGTTTTTCTACGGATACTCTGATATAACTGTGTATTAATTCTATCCGTATGTTTGCCTCATCGCTCCCTACGTCCGTACAAATGAATACGAACTGTCTTTTCGCTCAAGATCCTCATTTCACCCGTACTCCGACCACCGACAGCAAGTCGATTCGATCGGAGCGGCTTGGATGTGTCAAGCCGGGGATCTTCGTTGACGCCCATACCTCCCGGCGTCACCGATACGACTCCCGGCTTCGCATGTATATGCCCGGCGTCTCGAAATATCAACCCGTAACCCAACATCCAATCGTTCGGTCACGGTCATCTTCGTCCAGGGCTTCCCTCATCAATGGATATCCCCATCCTGTCGATGTGTGTTCCGCCGAATGCGGCTTTCCCGATAACCACCGGAAGCCGCCGAGACGTCCGGACCGCCGTTCGAACAAAAATGGGTGAATCGACGAACAACGGCGGCGGGCGGTCCCGATTCCTTTCCCACCGGAAATTATCGGCATACGTATCGATATTTGAATAGTTTACTACAATATTGAGAAAAATGGTAACAAAAAAGAAATGGTTTGTGATACCATTTCGTATGAGGATGTGAGATATCGGTTTTTCGATTATTGGCTTATTATATTTCTGCGATATACACCGGCCCGCCGACCGTTATCGATATATCCATACGCGCCTCAGGGAATTTTATGTTTTTGTTTCCTGTTCCAGCCCGAATACCGGAACGTTCTTGACCTTTTCAGCTTCATCACGTATGATAAATATTTCCTATTCGATTTTGAAACCATGTGAAACTTGGAGATTCGTGTAATGAATACATACAGCGGAACGAGTACCTATATCGTATCCCCGGAGCTTGAGGACGCCGTCAATGTTTCCATCGCCCTCAAAAGACCGCTTCTGGTCAAGGGCGAGCCGGGAACCGGCAAGACCTTGCTCGCCCACTCCATCGCGGAGAACCTCAAAAAGAAGATCATCACCTGGAACATAAAGTCCACCACAAAGGCCCAGGACGGCCTCTATGTGTACGACACCGTCCAGCGGCTGAACGACGCCCGCTTCGGCGACGGGGACATCTCGGACATAAGCCGTTACATCAAGCTGGGGAAATTAGGGCAATCCTTCGACAGCGACGAGCAGGTGGTGCTCCTCATAGACGAGATAGACAAGGCGGATATAGAATTTCCCAACGACCTCCTCAACGAAATGGACGTGATGTCCTTTCACATCCCGGAAACCGACGAGACCATCACGGCGAAACACCGGCCCATCGTCATCATCACCTCAAACAGCGAGAAGGAGCTGCCGGACCCCTTCCTCCGACGCTGCGTGTTTCACTATATCGCCTTTCCGGACGAAACGCTGATGGAGGAGATAATCCGGGTGCATTTTCCGGACATAGAGCGGAAACTTATGGATGCGGTGCTTGCGAAATTCTACTGGATCCGATCCATCAACAAGCTTCGTAAAAAGCCCTCCACCTCGGAACTGGTGGACTGGGTGCAGGCCCTCGTCGTGGGAGGCGTGGATCCCGGCGAAATCGAGGAATCGATACCGTTTCTGGGCACCCTGATCAAGAAATACGAGGATTACGAAGCGCTGGACCGTCAGGTCGATTACGACCGTACCTATCGGAAATATCGGGAGTCCCGCTCCCGATACGATAACTGAGAACGATTACAAAGAACATGTTCACCGATTTTTTCTTTGAATTGAAGTCCCGCGGTGTGCCGATCTCCCTGCACGAATGGATCGCCCTGCACGAGGCGCTCTCTCAGGATTTAAATCGCGCGAGCCTCGACCGCTTCTACCACATCGCCCGCTCCATCCTGGTCAAGGACGAGGCGCTGTTCGACAAGTACGACATGGCCTTTGCCTCATACTTCAAGGGGATAGAGACGCCCGAGGAGATGATAGATGAAATCCTCCGGGGACTGGAACGAGCGCCGGAGCTGGCCCTGACCCCGGAGCAGAAGGCGCTTATCGAGGCGTTGGACCTGGAGCAGGTCCGGGCGAACTTCGAAAAACAGTGGCAAGAGGGACGATACAAGGGACACAAGGGGGGAAACCGGGCCATCGGCACCGGCGGCACGTCCACCCAGGGCGCCTTCGGATACCACCCCACCGGCGTCCGGGTGGGACAGGGGGAATCGAGGCATCGCCGGGCCATCCAGGTGGCCGAGGAACGGCAGTTCAAAAACTACTCGTCCGACCGCATCCTGGATACCCGAAACCTCAAGGTGGCCCTCTCAAGGCTTCGCACCCTGCTCCCCCTGGGGCCCGAGGACGAGCTGGATATCGAGAAGACCATCGATAAAACCGCCAGAAACGCCGGCGAGATCGATCTCGTATGGGAAAAGAGCCTCACCAATACCGCGAAGGTGCTGCTGTTGATGGACTCCGGCGGCTCAATGGACGATTACGTGGACCTGGCGGAAAGGCTCTTCTCCGCCGCGAAGACCCAGATAAAGGACCTGAAGTACTTCTATTTCCACAACTGCATCTACCAGGACATCTATACCGACATGTACCGCAGGAGTAATTACGAGACGATGTCTCTCTTGCGGCGTTTCGGGAGCGACTACAAGTGCATTGTGGTGGGAGACGCGGACATGGCCCCCAGCGAGCTCCTGCATAAAAACGGGGCTATTCATTACTTCTACTATAACGACACGCCGGGCATTCAGTGGCTCCAGCACATCAAGAATCACTTCAAAAAGGCTGTCTGGCTCAATCCCCGTCCCGCCTCGGTCTGGCCCCGGACCGATACCATCCCCCTGGTCCAGGAAGTCTTTCCGATGTATGAGCTCAGTCTTTCCGGCCTGACCGATGCGGTGAAATTCCTGATGAAATAAAAGGGGGCGGGACGTTCTCCCGCCCCTCATGTTGAATTCGCCTATCCAAACCAGACGATCGTCCGATGCTATCGGCGGCGCATCGATCGCCATCCTTTCAGATTTCTCGATTTTCCAATGTTCCGTTACCCTCGTATTTCACCGCCCTTTCGGAATTCCTTTAGAATTCGAAACGTAAGGATATCCCTCTTTTTTCCGTTGCGGTGATCGGCGATACCACGTCGTCATCCCTCGGGCATGGATAAGGGAATGGCGTCAAGCTCTTTCCACTCGCTTTCGAGCTCTCTCCAATCGAGAATATCTTTCTTGTTGTCCTTGATCTTGTGGGCAAAAGCGCAATACGGGTCGCCCATTGCCCTGCAGCGCACTTCCCGTGTTTCGATGAACTTGCCCGATAGCTCGTTGATGAGCCCGTTGTAGAAACCATCCATGTAGTTCATGAGCCAGGTGCAAACGGGTCTTCTGCCGTTTGTCATACCGTTGGACTCGTAGGAATTGGTAATCTTCGCCAGAAACATGTGATTGCAGTCTCTATTCTCATGGGTAAAAACGCGGGCATATGACCATCCGGCGTGTCGAAACGTCCCGAGATATACTTTTTCGTCCTGCAAATTCATAAGGTCTTCGAGTTTTATCAACCGATAATCTTCAATGGCCTGCTGCGCCATACCCGCTCCCGACGTTCGTGTCGCATCTCGAACGATGGCTTTCGTGCCGTTCTCCGTTAGTATCTCATATGATGCTTCTCTGAAATTCCGGATAAAAGAAATCGGCAGGACACGCCATAGTGATGACCCAAAGAAACTCAGGTTTCTCGTTTTTCCGTCCCAGACGACGCCGTCCGGGATGCTGCTGCTTCCGATATCTATGGGAACAACCAAGTCGTCCAAAAATCCCCCGGCGTTCTCTATGCTGGGATTATCCTGAAGCTCCTTGGGTGCTCCGTACAGTTCAAGAATTCTCCTGAAAATCATAATAACAATATCATCCCCGGCTACTTTTTTCATCTCATCCATAAAGGAAAAAACAAAGTCATACCTTTTAAGGAGCAGACGTTGCTCATCACCTTCTCTATGCAGGGTGATAAGACCATCCTTGAGGTTCCATGTGACGGTATTCTCGCTGGCCATTGTATTACCTCCTTCGTCATCAACAAATGGAGAACATCGCGAAAGACCGTCAGAATCTGAATCGGATATTCAGCAATCTTGTTGTGCGAAAAAGAGCTATGACCGAAGAAGAGAACTCCTGTGTTTACCAATCCCGCATAGCTCGAACACGGAAGACACCAATAGAATTTCGTATCCATTTTTCGGACGGCTTCCCGTATAACGTCGAGCTTTCCCTCTCTCGTGGTACACCATTCAATGCAATCATAGAAACTGTTTTCGTTTACAACTATATTTATAATAGAAAAGTTCGTTTTTGTCAAGGCCTTTGTTCGTATGTTAATTCTTCCCGATCTCCTTGCGGCAAGACCGCGTATTGAAACAGTCGGGTCCGGTCCCCCCGGGGGCCCGCCCAACGCACCCTCCCCGTGGCCCTCCGCCGGGTCGTACATGTCATCGTAAGGGATACAACGCCATTTATCTATGCCTACTCCCCCAATTGATTGATCGATAAG from Candidatus Zymogenaceae bacterium includes the following:
- a CDS encoding metallophosphoesterase, coding for MKSKIVFLGLFILLIVSLTFLLSSVFYTASKERIPTPPLLGNGEDIIASLHEDAVSPRPFSIFLVGDTQVSGYFEQFYTKTDMPSLIDFGIILGDFVRKPEDEYHTFFIMEFSEWGLAYPILLVPGNHDMAVTDKYLAREGAFTREDFERTYGPRNVSFMHAGCLFIIVDNIYNTDYISYIRDALSQRPEGTLMTFVFMHVPPQSLSPLVECRGIDMEEEFFSIIEEYDVDYVICGDYHSYLESEYGDTGFIITGGGGAELDGENEYSFYHSVFLSIDPVQGRVDQRIYPIAKTFELFDEIEIFMMCVIYPLFAYHFPIFSAVILLNLVLLVTCGILIRRSRAGSSR
- a CDS encoding MFS transporter; translated protein: MAEQFEKKLSNKEVFFYNWGSISLNFVEGVLFTWIMYFLAPPEESGNIAYIPIIWTGIILTAGRVFDAITDPLIGNFSDNFQSRWGRRKPFIIFGTPVMIIAFIFLWTPPVEGVSNLNIIYLAVIFTIYFLFYTAIGIPYDALLAEIALTSDDRVKLTSWKLVYAIIGFLLVALIAPGLYQNMGPFKMALVVGAIGLVTMYMCLPGVKELPREFSQADVKMSVWDSLKNTFGNKQFLAFGLAIIALYMCYEVLLVVIPYFVTVVLQREEAFVMYLQAEFILCMVASIPLWMWLAKKYSKRTLLRAISIALSPLFAIIFFVGAVPGVSVITQAFVLFPLVSIPLGGFMILVYAMMGDVVDYDQMKTGKRREAMYYGVFGFSRKVGFALSTIILPLLFKNFGYGVGNDLGIRLVWIMLGITSLIGFFILFGYKLGDSPEETKKIMGEK
- a CDS encoding SIS domain-containing protein; protein product: MWEKFFEKVIDLTTRIRETQAEAIQESARIIARAIESERVVHTFGSGHSTLVAQEIFCRAGGIVPVNAILDPSFLLSNGALRSSTMERTPGTAVTAASSHDIRSGDVAIIISNSGKNVAPVEMALKMKDMGAEVIALTSLEHSKNVESAHSSKKRLFEVADVVIDNLGPAGDAVLDIEGTNAPMGATSGIIGGIILHAVIIEATSILAKKGKAPAIFRSVNMDTAQMEQLAKELTRYRGRIKHL
- a CDS encoding AAC(3) family N-acetyltransferase; this translates as MVSTTLNHETFKNALQALGVAAGDAYLVHSGLRMMGRVDGGADTIIDTLKEMVTARGVIMMPAFTLPPAEVFEARETPATLGIICETFRKQDDVIRSIHPSHSVAVWGRDAQMYADAHKNATALGVGSPIHRIIEDGGDILLLGVGHWANSAVHVAEAVARVPYLDLPYNDDYAKDLMMRLPDGSITQVPPRENPGCSINFIAVEQPLKEAGLITYHRVGNVLLQRIDGRGALTLIAGLLKREPNALLCSWELCPFCPRARKLIP
- a CDS encoding MoxR family ATPase; its protein translation is MNTYSGTSTYIVSPELEDAVNVSIALKRPLLVKGEPGTGKTLLAHSIAENLKKKIITWNIKSTTKAQDGLYVYDTVQRLNDARFGDGDISDISRYIKLGKLGQSFDSDEQVVLLIDEIDKADIEFPNDLLNEMDVMSFHIPETDETITAKHRPIVIITSNSEKELPDPFLRRCVFHYIAFPDETLMEEIIRVHFPDIERKLMDAVLAKFYWIRSINKLRKKPSTSELVDWVQALVVGGVDPGEIEESIPFLGTLIKKYEDYEALDRQVDYDRTYRKYRESRSRYDN
- a CDS encoding VWA domain-containing protein, translated to MFTDFFFELKSRGVPISLHEWIALHEALSQDLNRASLDRFYHIARSILVKDEALFDKYDMAFASYFKGIETPEEMIDEILRGLERAPELALTPEQKALIEALDLEQVRANFEKQWQEGRYKGHKGGNRAIGTGGTSTQGAFGYHPTGVRVGQGESRHRRAIQVAEERQFKNYSSDRILDTRNLKVALSRLRTLLPLGPEDELDIEKTIDKTARNAGEIDLVWEKSLTNTAKVLLLMDSGGSMDDYVDLAERLFSAAKTQIKDLKYFYFHNCIYQDIYTDMYRRSNYETMSLLRRFGSDYKCIVVGDADMAPSELLHKNGAIHYFYYNDTPGIQWLQHIKNHFKKAVWLNPRPASVWPRTDTIPLVQEVFPMYELSLSGLTDAVKFLMK
- a CDS encoding 4-vinyl reductase, whose amino-acid sequence is MASENTVTWNLKDGLITLHREGDEQRLLLKRYDFVFSFMDEMKKVAGDDIVIMIFRRILELYGAPKELQDNPSIENAGGFLDDLVVPIDIGSSSIPDGVVWDGKTRNLSFFGSSLWRVLPISFIRNFREASYEILTENGTKAIVRDATRTSGAGMAQQAIEDYRLIKLEDLMNLQDEKVYLGTFRHAGWSYARVFTHENRDCNHMFLAKITNSYESNGMTNGRRPVCTWLMNYMDGFYNGLINELSGKFIETREVRCRAMGDPYCAFAHKIKDNKKDILDWRELESEWKELDAIPLSMPEG